In one window of Methanolobus mangrovi DNA:
- the rrp42 gene encoding exosome complex protein Rrp42: protein MSNQSMSILKKDYIYNLMLKGKREDGRTFDAIRNIDIRTNVIEKAEGSAWIKLGETEIVVGVKVQVGTPFPDSAGEGVIITSMELNPIASPDFEAGPPKENAIEMARVTDRGIRESGAIDLSKLCITEGEEVWMVFIDIHVLNNAGNIQDAASLGAIAALLSTTVPGKREGRGEDMPMPIRDMPVAITLVDIGGEMMVDPDLDEETVCDTRITIISNQDGSISGMQKSGDGALTEEQLLKAVSLACQKASELRETHLLNI from the coding sequence ATGAGTAATCAATCAATGTCTATACTTAAGAAAGATTATATTTACAACCTTATGCTCAAAGGAAAACGTGAGGATGGTCGTACCTTTGATGCAATAAGAAATATAGATATCAGGACCAATGTAATTGAGAAAGCAGAAGGTTCTGCATGGATCAAGCTGGGAGAGACCGAAATAGTGGTAGGTGTTAAAGTTCAGGTAGGAACTCCGTTCCCTGACTCAGCTGGTGAAGGTGTAATTATTACAAGCATGGAGCTCAACCCAATTGCTTCCCCTGATTTTGAGGCTGGTCCTCCTAAGGAGAATGCAATAGAGATGGCTCGTGTGACTGACAGGGGTATCCGTGAATCAGGCGCAATTGATTTAAGTAAGTTGTGTATTACGGAGGGAGAAGAGGTTTGGATGGTATTCATCGATATCCATGTACTCAACAATGCAGGGAATATTCAGGATGCTGCCTCTTTGGGTGCAATTGCAGCCCTGCTGTCTACCACCGTTCCTGGCAAACGTGAGGGACGTGGGGAGGACATGCCTATGCCTATTCGGGATATGCCTGTGGCAATCACGCTGGTAGATATCGGCGGTGAGATGATGGTTGATCCTGATCTTGATGAAGAAACTGTCTGTGACACTCGTATAACGATCATCTCTAATCAGGATGGCTCTATATCAGGAATGCAAAAGAGCGGTGACGGTGCACTCACTGAAGAACAGCTTTTAAAGGCTGTGTCCCTGGCATGCCAGAAAGCATCAGAACTAAGGGAAACTCATCTGTTGAATATTTAA
- a CDS encoding 50S ribosomal protein L37ae, translating to MAKKYTRKGRVSRSAGRFGTRYGRKDRKLVADLEEKMRMPHKCSRCARPTVKRIGTGIWKCTKCDHTFAGGTFLPQTNVGKTVARSVKKATEALE from the coding sequence ATGGCAAAAAAGTATACAAGAAAAGGACGTGTATCCAGATCCGCTGGTAGGTTTGGTACACGATATGGTAGGAAGGACCGTAAACTGGTAGCGGACCTTGAAGAAAAGATGCGCATGCCTCACAAGTGCTCAAGATGTGCACGTCCTACTGTCAAGAGAATAGGCACTGGTATATGGAAATGTACAAAGTGTGATCATACCTTTGCAGGTGGAACTTTCCTGCCTCAGACCAATGTGGGTAAGACAGTTGCACGTTCTGTTAAGAAAGCAACAGAAGCACTCGAGTAG
- a CDS encoding DNA-directed RNA polymerase subunit P, protein MAYKCTRCKRNVEIDYEYTGIRCPYCGHRILVKERPTSIKRIKAE, encoded by the coding sequence ATGGCCTATAAATGTACAAGATGCAAAAGAAATGTTGAGATAGATTACGAGTATACAGGTATACGCTGCCCATACTGTGGACACCGTATCCTTGTGAAAGAGCGTCCAACATCCATCAAACGCATCAAAGCAGAGTAA
- a CDS encoding Brix domain-containing protein, whose product MLITSSRKPSASTRTLCKHLASFFGCEYANRGKMGMGEVLDLSHDTPLIIVGEYHGNPGSIVFYDRGGYCVLSLHISMLPTEFSYPRKSGVIPSIGGDSELVSVISDVLYPDGSNDSSVVLSLGISGDRMDFNEQDKVLFSLRVKSHKIYDGDEDCS is encoded by the coding sequence ATGTTAATCACTTCTTCTCGCAAACCTTCTGCCAGCACGCGTACTCTGTGTAAGCATCTGGCATCTTTTTTCGGTTGTGAATATGCCAACCGTGGTAAGATGGGCATGGGTGAGGTTCTAGACCTTTCTCATGATACTCCTCTCATCATAGTGGGTGAATATCACGGCAACCCTGGTAGTATTGTTTTTTATGATCGGGGGGGTTACTGTGTGCTGTCGCTCCATATCTCGATGTTGCCCACAGAGTTTTCGTATCCCCGAAAGTCCGGTGTTATTCCTTCAATAGGGGGGGATAGTGAACTTGTATCTGTCATATCTGATGTTCTTTATCCAGATGGCTCGAATGACTCCTCAGTTGTTCTGTCACTTGGGATCTCAGGTGATAGGATGGATTTCAATGAACAGGACAAAGTGCTTTTCAGTCTGAGGGTGAAAAGTCATAAAATATATGATGGTGATGAAGATTGCTCTTGA
- a CDS encoding KEOPS complex subunit Pcc1 — MITNSIFETPAAPSIYRSLKPELETMITDRSSVEMVVEGTSLHLTVRSDDLVAMRSTLNTWLRLIQVASETASCLM, encoded by the coding sequence TTGATCACCAATTCTATATTTGAAACACCTGCTGCTCCTTCCATCTATCGTTCCCTGAAACCTGAACTTGAAACTATGATAACTGACAGGTCTTCTGTTGAGATGGTGGTTGAGGGTACATCTCTGCATCTTACCGTAAGGTCGGATGATCTTGTTGCTATGCGTTCAACACTCAATACATGGTTACGTCTTATTCAGGTTGCATCTGAGACTGCATCCTGTCTGATGTGA
- a CDS encoding prefoldin subunit beta: MSTQIPPQIQNQLAQLQQVQQQAQSLAMQKSQIESMQKESEMALEELEKLPEDVVVYRSVGELHVKSSKEEAVSKLNEKVETLSLRIQSISRQEERISKRFTQLQEQIEQSMGNQAQ; this comes from the coding sequence ATGAGTACACAAATACCCCCGCAGATACAGAACCAACTGGCTCAGTTGCAGCAGGTTCAGCAGCAGGCGCAGTCCCTTGCTATGCAAAAATCCCAGATAGAGTCCATGCAGAAAGAGTCTGAGATGGCACTGGAAGAGCTGGAAAAACTTCCTGAAGACGTTGTTGTTTATCGCAGTGTCGGCGAATTACATGTCAAATCAAGCAAGGAAGAAGCCGTTTCTAAATTGAATGAAAAAGTAGAGACACTTTCACTCAGGATACAATCCATTTCAAGACAGGAAGAAAGGATCTCAAAGCGTTTCACACAACTTCAGGAACAGATTGAACAATCCATGGGGAACCAGGCTCAATAA
- a CDS encoding DHH family phosphoesterase: MQVEETEFFNKLLDYNNILYLCHRNADPDAVSSAFALSEALGGTIGLVDGCNRVASLLIDKLNIEVVEKPDPSEYDITLVVDTSTSSQLNDIKLGRYCVIDHHATTALIENAEFYLHRHATSTAEMVFGILQSMGAPIMRRTAMGLLTGIITDTGHFKHATQETFRTVSEIIAASGVEYADVLEMMAATPQDISMRIAMLKCATRATIERVDDWLLVDSHVNSFGGAASSMFLNVGADVALIGTSRDANIRVSGRAKREAVAAGVNLGKIMEDISKNYDGTGGGHAGAAGIDVVADMDTIIFECKYRIRDILRGKPNPSICDSLNEESQESE; the protein is encoded by the coding sequence ATGCAAGTTGAAGAAACGGAGTTTTTTAATAAACTTCTGGATTACAACAATATTCTTTATCTTTGCCATCGAAATGCTGATCCAGATGCAGTAAGCAGTGCATTTGCCCTTTCTGAGGCCCTGGGTGGGACTATAGGTCTTGTGGACGGATGCAACAGAGTTGCTTCACTTCTTATAGATAAACTCAATATTGAAGTGGTCGAAAAACCCGATCCATCTGAGTATGATATTACTCTGGTAGTTGACACTTCAACCAGTTCACAGCTCAATGATATCAAACTTGGCAGGTATTGTGTGATCGATCATCATGCTACTACAGCTTTAATTGAGAATGCCGAGTTCTATCTTCACCGTCATGCAACATCAACTGCAGAAATGGTCTTTGGTATCCTGCAATCCATGGGAGCTCCCATCATGCGTCGCACCGCTATGGGTCTTCTGACCGGCATAATTACCGATACAGGACACTTTAAGCATGCTACACAGGAAACGTTCAGGACGGTTTCTGAGATAATAGCAGCTAGTGGAGTAGAGTACGCTGATGTACTGGAAATGATGGCTGCAACTCCTCAGGATATATCGATGCGTATCGCTATGTTGAAATGTGCAACAAGGGCAACCATTGAAAGAGTCGATGACTGGCTGTTAGTAGACTCTCATGTGAATTCTTTCGGAGGAGCTGCTTCTTCTATGTTCCTTAACGTTGGTGCAGACGTGGCTCTCATCGGTACGTCACGTGATGCCAATATACGGGTTAGTGGAAGGGCGAAGCGTGAAGCTGTTGCTGCAGGTGTGAATCTGGGGAAGATAATGGAAGATATTAGTAAGAACTATGATGGTACTGGAGGAGGACATGCAGGAGCTGCTGGCATAGATGTAGTTGCTGACATGGATACCATCATTTTCGAATGCAAATACAGGATACGTGATATCCTTAGAGGAAAACCCAATCCTTCGATATGTGATTCATTGAACGAAGAATCTCAAGAATCAGAATGA
- a CDS encoding phenylacetate--CoA ligase family protein: MIEYWNPLVERMPVDELDKMQERKLKSLVDYVYQHSEFYKKKFDAAGVKPGDIQSMDDLKKLPFTYKSDLRDTYPTGMFCVPNEQLVRFHVSSGTTGKPTVVGYTRNDINEWATSLARALTSIGVGRGDVIQISYGYGLFTGGLGLHYGAEEVGCTVLPTSSGNTEKQLDLMQDLKSSVMACTPSYFLFMNEVANKAGISIENDTQLRVGIFGAEPWSEEMRSRIEEATGIKAYDVYGTSELSGPLCTECQYQDGIHIWADQFLIEVIDPETGEQLTEGERGELVITTLAKEALPLIRYRIGDITVINKQPCKCGRTHPRIMRVLGRADDMLIVRGINVFPGQVESVLMTIPEVGEHFMIVVDRVNELDIMKIQIEMTDEAFSDKVNDIISLEKKVAAALKNVLNLAVKVELVEKGTIPRSMGKAKKVMDNRKL; encoded by the coding sequence ATGATAGAGTACTGGAACCCATTGGTTGAAAGGATGCCAGTTGATGAACTGGATAAGATGCAGGAAAGGAAACTAAAAAGTCTGGTTGATTATGTATACCAGCATTCAGAGTTCTATAAAAAGAAATTTGATGCTGCAGGTGTCAAGCCAGGGGATATCCAGTCAATGGATGACCTGAAAAAATTGCCTTTTACATATAAATCAGACCTAAGGGATACCTATCCTACAGGTATGTTCTGTGTTCCGAATGAACAGCTTGTTCGTTTCCATGTTTCTTCCGGAACAACTGGAAAGCCCACAGTGGTTGGCTACACACGTAACGATATCAATGAATGGGCTACATCCCTTGCAAGGGCGCTGACATCTATTGGGGTCGGACGTGGTGATGTTATCCAGATAAGTTATGGATACGGTCTTTTTACAGGCGGTCTTGGTTTACACTATGGTGCTGAAGAAGTAGGCTGTACAGTTCTTCCGACAAGTTCCGGAAATACTGAAAAGCAGCTTGATCTGATGCAGGATCTTAAATCCAGCGTAATGGCCTGTACTCCATCTTACTTCCTCTTCATGAACGAGGTTGCAAATAAGGCAGGCATTAGTATCGAGAACGATACTCAGCTTCGTGTAGGTATATTTGGTGCAGAGCCATGGTCTGAGGAAATGAGGTCCAGGATCGAGGAAGCCACAGGTATCAAAGCATATGATGTATATGGTACTTCAGAACTCAGTGGACCCCTTTGCACAGAATGCCAATATCAGGATGGTATACACATCTGGGCAGACCAGTTCCTGATAGAGGTTATTGATCCGGAAACCGGAGAGCAGCTTACAGAAGGTGAGCGTGGAGAACTTGTAATCACTACGCTGGCCAAGGAAGCACTTCCACTTATACGATACCGTATTGGTGATATCACAGTTATCAACAAACAGCCTTGTAAATGTGGACGAACCCATCCGCGCATAATGAGGGTTCTGGGACGTGCTGATGATATGCTCATTGTCCGTGGTATCAATGTGTTCCCCGGACAGGTCGAATCAGTCCTGATGACTATCCCGGAAGTTGGCGAGCATTTCATGATAGTTGTTGACAGGGTCAATGAACTTGATATCATGAAGATCCAGATAGAGATGACCGATGAAGCATTCAGTGACAAGGTCAATGATATCATCTCTTTGGAGAAAAAGGTTGCAGCAGCACTGAAAAATGTGCTTAACCTTGCTGTGAAGGTAGAACTTGTTGAAAAAGGTACAATTCCAAGATCAATGGGCAAAGCCAAGAAAGTGATGGACAACAGAAAGTTATAA
- a CDS encoding ACT domain-containing protein → MEEKIIKQISLFAENKPGRLAHIAENFRKAGINIRAFTIAEAGDFGIIRMVVDKPDAAHEVLHDAGFTVSETSVMGVEMEDVPGGLGKIADVLGEQNINIDYAYAFVTKTEKALLILRVNDIEGAIKVLHSAGVKLIDMADIQEI, encoded by the coding sequence ATGGAAGAGAAGATCATCAAACAAATTTCCCTTTTTGCTGAGAATAAGCCTGGTCGTCTTGCACACATTGCTGAGAACTTCAGGAAGGCTGGTATTAATATCAGAGCATTCACTATAGCCGAAGCAGGAGACTTTGGAATTATCAGGATGGTCGTTGACAAACCGGATGCAGCACATGAGGTTCTTCATGATGCGGGTTTCACGGTTTCCGAGACCAGTGTAATGGGTGTGGAGATGGAAGATGTGCCCGGAGGACTCGGAAAGATAGCAGATGTCCTTGGGGAACAGAACATCAATATTGACTATGCATACGCTTTCGTAACAAAGACTGAGAAAGCTCTTCTTATTCTCAGGGTCAATGACATTGAGGGTGCTATTAAGGTTCTTCATAGTGCAGGTGTCAAGCTTATAGATATGGCTGATATTCAGGAGATATGA
- a CDS encoding DUF2103 domain-containing protein, translated as MTDTINANGINKPKSKLGGSHTTIIGGRNGKKIVSLLSRHPDIKKIIPSVITVKGKGNSGGMLTAKVQRPDDRGNLRLLLSHGTSFQELRLVTTVGSFTEGERIMKELNLLLLDD; from the coding sequence ATGACTGATACTATCAATGCAAATGGGATAAATAAACCGAAGTCTAAACTTGGCGGTTCCCATACTACCATAATCGGCGGCCGAAATGGTAAAAAGATAGTATCCTTATTGAGCCGGCATCCTGATATTAAAAAGATAATACCTTCAGTGATAACTGTTAAAGGTAAAGGTAATTCAGGAGGCATGCTGACTGCCAAGGTACAGAGGCCCGATGACAGGGGTAATCTGAGGCTGCTTCTTTCACATGGCACATCCTTTCAGGAACTGCGCCTGGTAACTACGGTTGGTAGTTTCACAGAAGGTGAGCGTATCATGAAAGAGCTCAATTTGTTGTTGCTTGATGATTAA
- a CDS encoding methanogenesis marker 12 protein: MFIGIDHGTTAMRFAALFPESGKVLKLEIPRTEAADMTESQLVSSMEDAFGIKSVDISLMAVTYSMGDGITDIENIRSVNNRGVKSIEGAGKKTGGGSRVFDSIVSSGIPAVVIPGIHDGSNTDPRLNIFSHSTSPEKVGIAYHAFSLGYTDFVLSDISSNTVTVGVAGGKLVGAIDACIFAPGLQHGPLDVQALRDVDAGKMSANEAFVHSGVLKNTPFSDRHDLIKAAEGKDSQALLALDSIALFAAMEIAGMQLLLKDYDSTGEIIIEGSVGEIPYVVDKIEGHLGVKVHVLDRWSAAVGCAEIAKAINSGSQDILGLNVNFQK; encoded by the coding sequence ATGTTCATTGGAATTGATCACGGTACGACTGCAATGCGTTTTGCTGCGCTTTTCCCGGAATCCGGAAAGGTGCTGAAGCTGGAGATTCCAAGAACTGAAGCAGCTGATATGACCGAATCCCAGCTAGTATCATCAATGGAAGATGCTTTCGGTATCAAGAGTGTTGATATCTCCCTTATGGCGGTGACATACTCCATGGGTGACGGCATCACGGATATTGAGAACATTCGAAGCGTTAATAACCGCGGTGTCAAAAGTATCGAGGGCGCTGGTAAAAAAACAGGTGGTGGTAGCCGTGTTTTTGATTCAATTGTGTCATCGGGGATTCCAGCGGTCGTTATACCTGGTATCCATGATGGGAGTAATACGGACCCGCGGCTGAATATCTTCTCTCATTCCACCAGTCCGGAGAAAGTAGGTATTGCATACCATGCATTTTCTCTTGGATATACTGATTTCGTTCTTTCTGATATAAGTTCCAATACTGTTACAGTAGGTGTTGCCGGTGGAAAACTTGTTGGAGCCATAGATGCCTGTATCTTTGCACCGGGATTGCAGCATGGTCCACTGGACGTGCAGGCCCTGAGGGATGTAGATGCCGGAAAGATGAGCGCAAATGAAGCATTTGTGCATTCGGGTGTTCTCAAGAACACTCCTTTCTCAGACAGGCATGACCTGATCAAGGCAGCTGAGGGCAAGGATTCACAGGCCCTTCTTGCACTGGATAGCATAGCTCTCTTCGCTGCCATGGAAATTGCAGGCATGCAACTTTTGCTGAAAGACTATGATTCAACTGGTGAGATCATCATAGAGGGCTCTGTTGGTGAGATTCCCTATGTCGTTGACAAAATAGAAGGTCATCTTGGTGTAAAGGTTCACGTGCTTGACAGGTGGAGTGCTGCTGTTGGTTGTGCTGAAATTGCAAAGGCTATTAATTCTGGTTCCCAGGATATTCTGGGTCTGAATGTTAATTTTCAGAAATGA
- a CDS encoding thiamine pyrophosphate-dependent enzyme, translating into MTDNKDITGLEAIYLSAIDSNVRFITAVAGYPITAVADYFFKEKDSNNYDIHWFTNEKAAMEAALGASVTGIRSMVLVKHVGMNLLSDPLMTAMMHTIGAGLVILAGDDPGAKASQNEQDSRFYGPLSETAVFDPATPKDAYDSLKRAFELSEEVKVPVIMRITDRLEKREQNVTRTAGKKEEANILGKKLDRDIWKLTMHGKHQRFHIESEPLLSHETENSRFNLMKVNGDKVGIISSGYPSSIVNDILSTQLVYSGYSHLALGLVSPFPKNVVKEFISKHERILVVEESEAFIESYISTCDSILGKRSGHLPVGMIEKEHVEFALENIDKDDVSKYTHIQTIVSRGSRPICGDCPFMPLYNVLHDIEPVAGDMGCSIRTAPDPLNAVNTGFALGGAISTACGFPGKGIAVIGDFGLAHSGIVGLINAVSCGFDILVIILQNEIAAMTGGQETPDLHDVVRTLVPDTTVFDIDRSISSEGSDKTQDILRNLIQQKLKTKGVSVIYIEGKCTLY; encoded by the coding sequence ATGACAGATAATAAGGATATAACCGGTCTTGAAGCAATTTATCTTTCAGCTATTGACAGCAATGTGAGGTTCATTACTGCTGTTGCCGGATATCCCATAACTGCTGTTGCAGACTACTTTTTTAAGGAAAAAGATTCCAACAATTACGATATCCACTGGTTCACCAACGAAAAGGCAGCCATGGAAGCTGCACTGGGTGCTTCAGTAACCGGAATAAGGTCCATGGTACTGGTCAAGCATGTAGGCATGAACCTGCTTTCAGACCCGCTCATGACTGCAATGATGCATACTATCGGTGCAGGACTTGTCATACTTGCAGGAGATGATCCCGGAGCAAAGGCTTCACAGAATGAGCAGGATTCCAGATTCTACGGACCACTTTCAGAAACAGCTGTTTTTGACCCGGCAACACCAAAAGACGCTTATGACTCATTAAAGCGGGCTTTTGAACTCTCGGAAGAGGTTAAAGTTCCAGTCATCATGAGAATCACTGACAGGCTGGAAAAGAGAGAGCAAAACGTAACCAGAACAGCAGGCAAGAAAGAAGAGGCAAACATACTAGGAAAGAAGCTTGACAGGGACATCTGGAAACTCACCATGCATGGGAAACACCAGCGCTTCCATATAGAATCCGAACCCCTTCTCAGCCATGAAACTGAGAATTCCCGTTTCAACCTTATGAAGGTAAACGGAGATAAAGTAGGAATAATATCCTCAGGATACCCATCATCAATAGTTAACGACATATTATCCACACAACTGGTCTACTCTGGCTATTCGCATCTGGCACTTGGCCTTGTGTCACCATTTCCCAAAAATGTGGTGAAGGAATTCATCAGCAAACATGAGCGCATACTTGTCGTGGAGGAAAGTGAAGCATTCATTGAATCATACATCAGTACATGTGACAGCATTCTTGGAAAAAGAAGCGGACATCTTCCTGTTGGCATGATTGAAAAAGAGCATGTGGAATTTGCCCTTGAGAACATTGATAAGGATGATGTTTCAAAATATACACACATCCAGACCATTGTCAGCAGGGGATCAAGACCCATATGTGGCGATTGTCCATTCATGCCACTTTACAATGTACTGCATGACATAGAGCCGGTTGCAGGAGATATGGGATGTTCCATACGCACGGCACCGGACCCCCTCAATGCAGTCAACACAGGATTTGCACTTGGTGGTGCAATCTCCACTGCATGTGGTTTCCCCGGAAAGGGAATAGCCGTCATTGGCGATTTTGGCCTTGCACACTCCGGCATTGTAGGACTCATAAATGCAGTGAGCTGTGGTTTTGACATTCTTGTAATCATACTCCAGAATGAAATTGCTGCAATGACAGGCGGACAAGAGACACCTGACCTTCATGATGTTGTGAGAACTCTTGTACCTGACACGACAGTTTTTGATATTGACAGAAGCATCAGTTCAGAAGGTTCGGATAAAACTCAGGATATACTCAGAAACCTTATACAACAAAAGCTGAAAACAAAAGGAGTTTCTGTCATCTATATTGAAGGTAAATGCACACTGTATTGA
- the mmp11 gene encoding methanogenesis marker protein 11: MKEIELNDPYTTPYRGIYAICDRNNEYAEIVEHTNCYGGAAWSKFHYSHSPLILNTRSIGNMIRYFVKTGTSALELKPSTAAAGIESVVVEGDEVHITYAGLGGGGVGATKCRAFAEGVLCCNYTESGGGRAAKGTIVVPKRERVLIGIDDTDTKEEGATWTLTHNMAKELDCIESVYLSHSLVQLFPVSARTQNCVSTVLEFACVDENAKQELLESIKAALLKYSVSDETGMVVLSDFDAKKMNEYSKQCRSGELTKEYAMQCAKDNNVDIWLDGNGVIGALAALAWFARPDESVTLDSQLE; the protein is encoded by the coding sequence ATGAAAGAGATAGAACTTAATGACCCCTATACAACTCCATACAGGGGCATATATGCAATATGCGACAGGAACAACGAATATGCAGAGATCGTTGAGCATACGAACTGCTATGGCGGTGCCGCATGGTCAAAGTTCCATTATTCACATTCGCCACTCATTCTGAATACACGTTCCATAGGGAACATGATCAGATACTTTGTGAAAACCGGCACATCTGCCCTCGAGCTTAAGCCATCCACTGCTGCGGCAGGAATCGAATCTGTTGTTGTGGAAGGAGATGAGGTCCATATTACATATGCAGGACTTGGGGGAGGCGGAGTAGGTGCTACAAAATGCAGGGCATTCGCAGAGGGTGTACTGTGTTGCAACTATACCGAATCCGGCGGTGGCCGTGCTGCAAAGGGAACAATCGTGGTCCCTAAAAGAGAGAGAGTGCTCATCGGCATCGATGACACGGACACAAAGGAAGAAGGCGCCACCTGGACACTTACCCATAATATGGCAAAGGAACTGGACTGTATCGAGTCTGTTTATCTTTCCCACTCACTTGTACAACTTTTCCCGGTATCAGCAAGGACACAGAACTGCGTATCCACAGTACTGGAATTCGCATGTGTGGACGAGAACGCGAAACAGGAACTGCTTGAGAGTATAAAGGCAGCACTCCTGAAGTACAGTGTTTCCGATGAGACAGGGATGGTCGTCCTCTCTGATTTTGATGCGAAGAAAATGAACGAGTACAGCAAACAATGCCGCAGTGGCGAGCTCACGAAAGAATACGCAATGCAATGTGCAAAAGACAACAATGTTGACATCTGGCTGGATGGCAATGGTGTCATAGGAGCACTTGCAGCACTTGCATGGTTTGCACGGCCTGACGAATCGGTCACGCTGGATTCACAACTCGAATAA
- the radC gene encoding RadC family protein: MSEYKISIHDMPVDERPRERLLKYGPEALSNAELLAIILRTGSQKENVINMCSRIFSDYNIKQLSQANISKLTQMHGIGNAKAAQIAAVFELARKLEGFSDEPKRKIKSPADVYSLLYPKMREHKRERLVALLLDTKNHVIREELISIGSLNANIVHPREVFKAALMESCASVILSHNHPSGDPTPSREDIAVTEKLVEGGKLLGIDVLDHVVIGDGRYVSLKDEGFVR; encoded by the coding sequence ATGAGTGAATACAAAATAAGTATCCATGACATGCCTGTAGATGAGAGACCACGCGAAAGATTGCTCAAATACGGACCTGAAGCACTTTCCAATGCAGAACTACTGGCCATTATCCTGAGGACAGGGTCACAGAAAGAGAATGTGATCAATATGTGCAGTCGAATATTCTCGGACTACAATATCAAACAGCTCAGCCAGGCAAACATTTCAAAACTCACCCAGATGCATGGAATCGGAAATGCCAAGGCTGCACAAATAGCCGCAGTTTTTGAACTTGCCCGCAAGCTTGAAGGATTCAGTGATGAGCCTAAAAGAAAGATAAAGTCACCTGCCGACGTATATTCACTTCTCTACCCCAAGATGCGGGAACACAAACGCGAGAGACTTGTAGCATTGCTCCTTGATACCAAGAACCATGTGATAAGGGAGGAGCTCATCTCCATAGGCAGCCTGAATGCTAATATCGTACATCCCAGAGAGGTGTTCAAGGCGGCACTCATGGAATCTTGCGCCTCAGTCATACTTTCACATAACCACCCGTCGGGCGACCCCACGCCAAGCAGGGAGGACATAGCAGTAACAGAAAAACTTGTGGAAGGTGGCAAGTTGCTGGGTATCGATGTGCTGGACCATGTTGTCATTGGAGATGGCAGGTATGTTAGTCTGAAAGATGAAGGATTTGTGAGATAA
- a CDS encoding molybdopterin synthase — protein MKVICVAGYKNSGKTTLVTCLVEALSKRGSVGTVKQMLHHRFNPENTDTGKHFDAGADVVAAITDIELVTIKRNPTLQDALNALADGGADFAIVEGAKSSDLPKIFLGEVEGSDDVSNILVQLPVRSEWDIGALVELIVSQPEWVTLDSLIKKVRSNPDIRLSGGIATFTGIVRRVNDTLETTAINFEKYEGVADRAIEKICYELKEKDDIIDVLIHHRAGLIRSGEDIVYIVVAAAHRKELFETLVEALERIKEEVPIWKKEFTIEGDFWVHDKM, from the coding sequence ATGAAAGTCATTTGCGTTGCAGGCTACAAGAATTCCGGCAAAACCACATTGGTCACATGTCTTGTTGAGGCTCTTTCCAAAAGGGGTTCTGTCGGTACTGTAAAACAGATGTTGCATCATCGTTTCAATCCGGAGAATACCGATACTGGTAAACACTTTGATGCAGGGGCAGATGTAGTTGCCGCCATCACAGATATCGAGCTTGTGACAATAAAGCGAAATCCGACACTTCAGGATGCCCTGAATGCACTTGCTGACGGAGGGGCTGACTTTGCCATTGTCGAGGGTGCAAAAAGCAGTGATCTTCCCAAGATATTTCTTGGAGAGGTCGAAGGCTCCGACGATGTGTCTAATATTCTTGTTCAGCTACCCGTAAGGTCGGAATGGGATATTGGTGCATTGGTAGAACTCATTGTTAGCCAGCCGGAATGGGTGACTCTTGATTCCCTCATTAAGAAGGTCCGTTCGAATCCGGACATCCGTCTATCTGGTGGGATTGCAACATTCACGGGGATCGTCAGGCGTGTGAATGATACTCTGGAAACCACTGCCATTAATTTCGAAAAATACGAAGGTGTTGCTGACAGGGCAATTGAAAAAATATGTTATGAACTCAAGGAAAAGGACGACATAATAGACGTACTTATTCATCACAGGGCAGGTCTTATCAGATCAGGCGAGGACATTGTCTATATTGTTGTTGCTGCTGCCCACAGGAAAGAACTTTTCGAAACACTTGTGGAGGCGCTTGAGCGCATCAAAGAGGAAGTTCCTATATGGAAGAAGGAATTCACTATTGAGGGTGATTTCTGGGTCCATGATAAAATGTAA